The Egibacteraceae bacterium nucleotide sequence GCTGCGGGTGCCCGACTTCACGGGAGCGGGCGCAGCGCAGCGGAGCCCGGCGGGCGGGGATCTGCGTGCCGCGACCCTGCTCGGGGCGGAGCTGCGCGCCCGCTGCGAGGCCGGCCTCGCCGAGCGCTACGCCGCACCGGGCCGCCGCCACCGCGACCTGCTCGACCGCGAGCTGGCGATGGTCGCCCGCCTCGGCCTCGCGCCCTACTTCCTCACCGTCGCCGAGATCGTCGAGCGCATCCGCGACAAGCAGATCATGGTCGCCTGCCGCGGCTCGGCGGCCGGCAGCCTCGTCTGCTACTGCCTGCGCATCTCCGACGTCGACCCGATCGCCCACGACCTCGCGTTCGAGCGCTTCATGAACCCCTACCGCGACGAGCTGCCCGACATCGACCTCGACGTGGAGAGCGCCCGCCGCGAGGACATCTACGCCGACCTGCTCGCCCGCTACGGCGACGACCGGGTCGCCTGCGTCTGCATGGTCGAGACCTTCAAGGCCCGCATGGCCATCCGTGAGGTCGGCAAGGCGATCGGCTTGCCGTCCGTGGAGATCGACGCCATCGCCAAGGCCTTCCCCCGCATCCGCGCCCGCGACGTGCGCGCCGCGCTGGACACCCTGCCGGAGCTGGCCGGCCTGCACCTCGACCCGGGTGAGGGCGGCCGCGAAGCGGTCGCCGGGGGGCGGGGATCGAACAGGGATCATCTGCGGCTGCTGTTCGACCTCGTCGAGCGCCTCGACGGGCTGCCCCGCCACGTCGCCCTGCACCCCTCCGGCGTGCTCCTCGCCGACCGTACCCTGCGCGACGTCGTGCCCCTGGAGCGCAGCGCCAACGGCTTCGCCATGGCGCAGTTCGACAAGGACGACGTCGAGGCGCTCGGCCTGTGCAAGCTCGACGTGCTCGCCGTGCGGATGCTCTCGTCGATGGCGCACTGCGTGCAGGAGGTCGTGCGCACCCGCGGCGTGGAGCTCGACTTCGAGGAGGTGGCGTGGGACGACGACCCCACCTACGAGCTGATCCGCTCCACCCGCACCCTCGGGATGTTCCAGATCGAGTCGCCCGGCCAGCGCGAGCTGATCGGGAAGTTCCAGCCCGACCACTTCGGCGACCTCGTCGTGGACATCTCGCTGTTCCGTCCCGGGCCCGTCAAGGGCGACATGATCGCCCCCTTCCTGCAACGCCGGCTGGGGAAGGCCAAGGTCGTCTATCCGCATCCCCTGCTCGAGCGGGCCCTCGGCGAGACCTACGGGGTGATCGTCTACCACGAGCAGGTCATGCGCTGCGTCGCCGCGGTCACCGGCTGCGACCTGTCCACCGCCGATCTCGTGCGCCGGCGACTCGGCGATCCCGACGAGGCCGCCGACCTGCGTGACTGGGTCCTCGCCGGCTGCGCCGAGCGGGGCATCCCCGAGCAGACCGCCGTCTCGCTGTGGGACGCCCTCGCCCAGTTCGCCTCGTTCGGGTTCTGCAAGGCCCACGCCGCCGCGTTCGCGGTGCCCACCTACCGCTCCGCGTGGCTGAAGCGCCACTACCTGCCCGAGTTCGTCGCCGGCCTGCTCACCCACGACCCCGGCATGTACCCCCGGCGGCTGCTGCTGGAGGACGCGCGGCAGTTCGGGGTGTGCGTGTTGCCCCTCGACGTCAACCGTTCGGCGCGGGAGTACCGGGTGGAGCGCGTCCCTTCTGCGTTGGCGTTGGCGTTGCTCGGTGTTCATGGGGGGCCGGCGGGGTGGCGGTGGATGGATGGGCGGCTGGTGCCGCCCGGGGGGTTGGATCTCGGGGTGGATCCTGAGGATGCGGGCCAGCGGTTCGGGATCCGGTTGGGGTTGCAGGACGTGGCCGGGATCTCTGGAGAGATGATCCAGAGCCTGTTGGCAGGGCGGCCCTTCACGGATGTCTGCGACCTGCGGCGGCGGGCGGCGCTGAGTGCGCCGGTGGCGGAGGCCCTCGCGCACGTCGGGGCCCTCGACGGGCTGCGCGGGCCGGGGGTCACCCGCCGTGACCTGCTGCTGGAGGTCACCGAGCGCTGGTCAGGGGTCGCACGGCACCGGCCGACGTCGATCGGTGGTCCCGAACAGCTCGGGCTGCTTCCCGATGCGGGGCCGGCGGGACTGGGGGAGTACACCGCCAGCGAGGCGGTGCGCGCCGAGCTGGAGGTGCTCGGCCTGGACGCCAGCACCCCGGTCATCCGCTTCTACGACGCCTTGCTCGACCTGCTCGGCGTGACCCGGGCGATCGACCTGCCGGCGACACGCAACCGCCAGCGGGTCCGCGTCGCGGGGGTGAAGGTCGCCACGCAGACCCCCCCGGTCAAGTCCGGTCAGCGGGTGATCTTCTGCTCCCTGGACGACGCCACCGGCATCGCCGACGCGGCGTTCTTCGAGTCCGTCCACGCCCGCTGCGCCGCCACGGTGTTCCACTCGTGGCTGCTCGTCGTCGAGGGCACGGTGCGCCGCGCCGGCGCCCGCGGCGTGTCGGTGAACGCCGAGACCGCCTGGGACCTGCGCCGGCTCATGCGGGCGTGGCAGGCGGGCACCCTCGACGCGGCCCTCGCCGACCCGACCTCCGACCGTGGGCCCGCAGTCGGGGACGAACCGGCGCCCCGCAGGCTGTGGCACGCCTCCGGCGGATCGGCGGGAGGATAGCCTTGGCAGTGATGCGAACGGTCGTGATGGGACCCGTGCCCGACGAGCTGGCGGCGCTGCTCGAGAAGCGTCGTGCCACTGGCGCCGACCTGTACGACGAGGTGTGGGAAGGGGACTACCACATGGCGCCGGCCCCGCATGCTGCGCACGGTGTGCTCGACCAGCAGCTGGCGGTGCTGCTCGACCCGCTGGCGCGGGCGGCCGGCCTGGTCGGCAGCGGCCCGTTCAACCTCGGTCACCCTGACGACTACAGGGTCCCGGACCGGGGACTGCATCGGGCAGCACCGTCGGGGACCTGGGTGGCCACGGCGGCGCTGGTCGTGGAGATCGTCTCCCCCGACGACGAGACGTGGGCGAAACTGGCGTTCTACGCAGCGCACGAGGTCGACGAGCTCGTGGTCGCCGATCCGCATTCGCGCACGCTGTACTGGCTGGCCCGCTCCGCCGGGGGCGCCTACGAACCTATCGAGGCCAGTGTCCTGCTCGGTGTGGACGCGGCGGCGTTCGCCGAGCAGATCGACTGGCCGCCACGTCGTTGACCACCGCGACCGCCCCGCCGGGCGAGCGGATCCTGCACGTCGACATGGACGCGTTCTACGCGTCGGTGGAGGTGCGCCGGGACCCGACGCTCGCCGGCCGGCCGGTGCTGGTCGGCGGCACCGGGGGCCGGGGCGTGGTCGCCAGCGCCTCCTACGAGGCGCGTGCGCTCGGCATCGCATCCGCCATGCCGATGGCCCGGGCACTGCGGCTGTGTCCCGACGCGGTCGTCGTGGCACCCGACTTCGCCGCCTACACCGCCGTCTCCGCGCAGCTGCGCGAGATCTTCCTGTCCGTGACGCCGTTGGTGGAGCCGCTGTCGATGGATGAGGCGTTCCTCGACGTCGCCGGCTCCGTACGCCTGTTCGGCACCCCCGTGGCCATCGGCGAGGAGCTGCGCCGGCGGATCCGCGTCGAGCTGGGCCTGCCCGCCAGCGTCGGGGTGGCCTCGAACAAGTTCCTCGCCAAGCTCTGCAGCGGCAAAGCCAAGCCGGACGGGCTCCTGCACCTGCCCGACGACCGGGTGGTCGGCTACCTGGCGTCCCTGCCGGTGCGGGACCTGTGGGGGGTGGGGCAGGCCAGCGCCGCGCGGCTGGAGCGCTTCGGGTTGCGCACCGTGGGGGACCTGCGCGTCGCCACCCCGGCGACGCTCGCTCGGATCCTCGGCCGGTCGGCCGCCGGGCACGTCGCCGCACTGGCCCGCGGCGAGGATCCCCGCCCGGTCGTGCCCCACGAGCCGGCCAAGGGCATGAGCGCCGAGGAGACCTTCGAGCGCGACGTCGACGACCCCGCGCGACTGCGGGTCGAGCTGCTGCGCCTGGCCGAACGGGTCGCTCCGCGGCTGCGCCGCGGCGGGGTGAGCGGGCGAACGGTCACGCTCAAGCTGCGCTACGCCAACTTCTCGACGATCACCCGGTCCCGCACCCTGGCGGTGGCGACCGACCAGGCCAGCGAGCTGCACCGCGAGGCGGCTGCGCTGCTCGACGCCCTGCGCCTGGAGCGCGCGCGGGTCCGCCTGGTGGGCCTCGGGGTGACCAACCTGGTCCCGAGCGACGGCGCCCGCCAGCTCGGCCTGCTCGGCGACGACCGTTGGGGTCCCCTGGAGCGCGCGGCCGACACCGCCCGCGACCGCTTCGGCGGAGGGTCCGTGACCCGCGGGGCGCTGCTCGACGATCGGGAGGGCTAGCCGATGGCTAGTCGGCGTCTGGACCGGTTGGCATGGCGGTCCTCTGGCACGCTGACGTCACGGTCATGACTGAGTTGCGTGCACCGGCGCCCACCTTCCGGCCGTTGCTGTACACAGCCGATGTCGTCGTGCCAGTGATCAACCTGCGCCAGCACGAGTTTCCAACTTGGGGGTAGGGATGCCACCCCGGGCCAGACATCGGCACATCGGTCTCTCGAGTTTCCGACGCGTGGGTCGCGAGGCCCCTCCGGCGGGGCGGCCCGTCCGAAGTCGACCGGAAAAAGGAGGGGCGCCATCCTGGACGACCTGCATGCGGTGCCCTGGAGCTCGCTCAGCCACCGCCCACACCGTTCCTTTCCTCGTGGAGATCGCCACGGCACGCGGGGTGGTCGCCGCCCGCCGTGCAGGCAGCCACGGCCGGGCTGGCTGCCCAGTTCCCCGAGGAGGCGTCGTCGGCCGCCGGGCGCATCGGCCTGCTGCGAGCCGAAGCGCCACCGGGCCCGGCCGCAGACCTGTACCGCCTGGCGCACGCCATGCTGAGCCAGCAGGTGACGCCGGACCTGCTCGACGAGGTGGCGGAGCTCAATGGGGACGCCGCCTGCTACCTGCAGTACGCACGTGAGGGCGGGGAGTCGCTCGAGCGCCAGGCCGTTGTCGTCGCCTTCGAGATCGACTCGCTCACATACGGCCAACTGGGCGACGCCTGAGGCGATGTGGCGACAAGCCGCACCGGTGACGCCCACCCGGAACACTGCGCACCCCCCGCGGCAGAGACGTTGCCGTCGAATCTTCCTTGGAGCCCGTGCGCGGCCAGGTGCACCCTTGTGTCTCTGAACAGTCGGCGGGTCGAGTGGAGGACGCCCTCGCCCTTCGACGAACTGCGATTCCCCGAAGCGCTTCCGGCAACTGACCCCCTGGCGTCGCCGGCGGCATCCACACGCCCACACCCTGACAGGTGACGGCCTTCACGAGGTTGCGCTCACCAGCCTCGACTCGGAGCGAGCGAAGGCCGCGCGTATCCGCAGGCTGCGGTGTGCATCCAGCGCGCAGCCACCCCCACGGTGCGGAGGGGTCGGGGACCCAGAACTCCTGCTGGCGCAGGTTGATCACCGGCAGGACCACGTCGGCGGTGTACACCAAGCGGAAAGGGGTCGCGGGAGGGATGCTCGCCGGCTGAACATGATGGCAGATATCTGTTATCATGATGGTATGATTCGTACGCAGGTCCAGCTCACCGCCATGCAGGTGCGTGCCCTGAAGGCAATGGCCGCCGAACGCGACGTGTCCATCTCCCAACTGGTCCGGGAAGGAGTCGACCTGGTGGTGGCGACGCTCCCGGAGACAGCACACCAGCGGGCGCTCACCGTGGTGGGGCGGTATCCGTCAGACGACGGTCGGAACGACGTGGCGCGCGGTCACGACAACCATCTCGACACGATCTTCGCCGACGAATGAGCCTGTTCGTGGACACGTCCGCCCTGTACGCACTGTTGGACCCCAACGATGCCGACCATGGTCGGGCTGCCGGCGTGTTGGACGACAACCCCGCGACCGCGATGAGCACGCACAGCTACGTGTTGGTCGAGACCACCGCGCTCGTCCAGCGACGGCTGGGGATGGAGGCGGCGCGAGGACTCCATGATGCGCTGGTCCCCAGACTCCGTGTCCGCTGGGTGGACGAGGCGTTGCATCGCGCGGCGGTGACGGCGCTGCTGGCGGCCGGCCGGCGGCGTGTCTCCCTGGTGGACTGGGTGAGCTTTGCGATGATGCGCACCGAGGGGGTCACCACCGCGTTCGCATTCGACGAGGACTTCGCGCAGCAGGGCTTCACGACCGTCCCGTGACTGCCCACAAGGCCCAGGCGACCGGCGCTGGCGGGCAATCGAGCTCGTCGTCGCGGATCCGCCGGCGCCGCTGCTCACCGATGACCACGGGCGGGCCGAACAGGCGTCCGGCACCGGCGACGTCGAGGAACGCCTCGTCCAGCGACGGCGGCTCCACCAGCGCCCGACGACCAGGTCGCGGGCTATCTCGCGCCCCGCGCCTGCGCCGGGACGGGGTGAGCGGGCGGACGGTCACCCTGAAGCTGCGCTTCGGCGGGAGATCGGTGACCCGCGGGGGCGCTGCTCGACGAAGGCTGATGGCAGCATGCTGGCGTCCGCCAGGATGCCCCGATCCGTGGGGGCCCCGATGAGTGCTCCACCGGCAGGCGCCGCCTCGGGCGGGTCCGTCACCTTCGTCCTCGGCGCCGACCACGTCGGGGTCGTCACCGTAAACCGCCCCGAGAAGCGCAACGCCATGGACCTGAGCGTGTTCGCGGGCCTGCACGACGCGGCCCGGCGGGCCACGGCCGCCGCCGCCGACGGGACCTGCCGAGCGGTGCTGGTGACCGGCGCGGGTGGGGCGTTCTCCGCCGGGCTCGACCTGGCCCTGTTCGGCGAGCAGATCGCCGGGGCCGGCGCCTTCGACGACGACCGCATCGCCTGGCTGCAGCAGGCGTTCACGGGTTTCGAGGACCTGCCCGTGCCCACGGTGGCCGCGCTCAACGGCACGGCCATCGGGGCGGGCTGCCAGCTGGCGCTGGCCTGCCACCTGCGCGTGGCGGCCCCGGACGTGCGCATCGGGTTCCGGGAAGCGCGGTGGGGACTCCTCCCGGATCTGGGAGGCACCTACCGGCTGCCGCGCCTGGTCGGCCTGTCGCGTGCCATCGACCTCGCCGTGTCGGCCAGGGACCTCGACGCCGCGACGGCGTTGGCCTGGGGGGCCGTCGACGCGGTCCTTCACGGCGACGACTTCGACGGTCAGGCGCACGCCTACGCCGTCCGGCTCGCGCGCGGTCCCACCGTGGCCACCGGGGCCGTGCCCGGGCTGATGCGCCGCGGTCTCGGGACCACCCGGGACGTGGCGCTGGCGGCGGAGCGCGGTGCGCAGCTGGCGTGCCTGGGGTCAGCGGACTTCGGTGAGGCCGTCGCCGCCGCGGCCGAGGGCCGCGAACCCCGCTTCGCCGGTCGCTAGCCCGGCGAGACCGCCCGCTTGCGCTCGCGTCCCGCACCGCGGCGGACGATGGTCAGAATTGGGGGTGCGGCGCTCGATCTGTTGACGCACAATCGGTAGTGGATCCGTATACTGGTGAGCCGGACGACCCCCGGAGCACGAATGCCTCTCTCGGACCGCGAACAGCAGATCCTCTCGGATATTGAGGCACGCCTGCGCGAGGACGATCCCAAGTTCGCCAAGACCGTCGGCACGACGACGGTCTCGTCGCAGGCACGGCGGCAGATCAAGCTCGCGGTGGCGGGTTTCGTCATCGGCTTCCTGCTGATGCTGGCCTTCATCGTCCACATCGTGTTCGGCGTGGTGGGCTTCGCCGTCATGCTCGCCAGCGCCGTCTACGGCGGGAACATGCTGAAACGCCTCGGGCAGGGCCACACGAGCGGGCTCAGCGGACAGCTGCGGGGCGGCTTCGACCGTTTCATGCAGGACAAGCGCGGCCGGAACGACGAGCCCAAACCTTAGCACGGCCCCTAGCCGCGGCGCAGTCGCCCGCGAAGCGCACGGGCCCGCCCGCTGAGAGGTGCATCGCTCCGAGCCTGCGAGGGCGATGCTCAGCTGTGCCGGGTGTGGCGGTCGCGCAGCGATCGCCATGAGGTGCTGAGACGGGCGCCGGCGGTTGCCGCGGCCCCCCGCGCGAGCACGGCGGCCCGCCCCGGCGCCGACCGTCCGGCGAGCAGCAGGCCCCGCAGGGTGACGGCGGAGGCCTCGGCGTCCTCCGCGGCCGACAGCGGGACCTGGGGGGCGTACCGCGCCTGCTCGACCCGGCGGGCGAGGGCGACTGCGGTGGCGGGCCCCGCCGGGTCGGTGGAGGTCCCGGTGAGCCGTTGCAGGTACTCGTGGTCGGTCTCCGAGGCGACCGACCCCATGCCGAGGCCGCGCCCGACGGTCTCGACGCGGGCACGCGCGTTGAGCACCCGGGTCAGCGGCGGCTGCGCCGGGTCCGCCCGCCGGCGCACGACCAGGCCGGTGACCCCGCCCACCCCGGCCAGCGCGATCAGGAGGCCGAGCAGCCACCGGCCCATCCCCGGGCCGTCGTCGGCGTCCACGGCCCCGGCGGCTGCCTGGTCTGCGGGCTCGTCCCGGTCGGTCGGCACGTCCTCGGCCAGCTCGGGTGCCACGGCCGGGTCTTCGGGGGTCTCGGGCACCTCCACCGGTTCGGCGGTGGCCTCCTGTGCCTCGGTCAGCCCAGGCGCCGGGTTCTCGACCGAGGGCACCAAGACGTTGCCGTCGTCGCGGGGGGTGGGCTCGAAGGCCTGCCAGCCGTGGCCGGGGAAGTGCACCTCGACCCAGGCGTGGGCGTTGCCGTTGGTCACCACGTAGGTCCCGTCGGGGGACTGCTCGCCGGGGGTGAAGCCCACGGCCACCCGCGCCGGGATCTCCAGCGCGCGCAGCATCACCGCCATGGTCCCCGCGTACTGCTCGCAGTACCCGACACGGTTGGTGATGAAGGAGCGCATCGCGTCGCCGCTGTGGCCCTGTGGGGGCTCCAGCGAGTACTGCCAGCCGCGCAGCTCGGTCTGGATGGCCAGGGCCTGGTCGAATCGGGTGCGGGCGCCGGCGCCGGCGACGATGTCCCGCGCCAGCGCCGTGACCTCCGGCGGCACGTTGGCTGGCAAGGCGACGTCCTCGGCCCGCGGCGCGGAGTCGAGCGCACGCAGCGTCTCGTAGTCCGGCTCGGGAACCGCCGCGGCGACTCGGTAGCGGTCACCGGGCTGCAGGGTCGCGCCCCGAGCCGTCGTGAGCGTGGCCAGGCGCCCGTCGAACTGGAACCCCCCCGGCCCGGTGACGGCCAACGGCAGGTAGGGGGCGGGCACGAGGACCGCGCCTGGCAGGTCCACCACCTCGACCTCGACGTCCACCAGCCGCGCGTCGAGGGGGCTGGACTCGGGGGGCACCCGTCCGTCCGTCCCGGAGACCGGGGTGCCGCGGATGCCCGCGTTGGTCCACTCGCCGGTCTCGCTGTACTGGTCGAGCGCCGTGGTGCGCAGGTACACGGGCCGCTGCCGGGGCTCGGCGGTCACCCGCATGACCGGTCCCCGGTCGGTGGCGACCAGGTTGCTGCGGATGGACACCATGGGGTTGGTGGTCAGGGTCGTGCCCCCGATCCCCCCGAGCTCGTACCACGGGGGGTCGTCGAAGCCGGGCAGCGTCGCAGCGAGCAGCACGCCGAGGGTGATGGCGATGCCGGCGACGAGCGTGCCGGCCGGGACGAGCACCCCCAGGGCCGCGATCGACGAGGTCGTGCCCGTCGGCCGCACGCCCGGGCCAAAGCGGCCCATCTCCGTGCCGGTCGCGACCAGCACCAGCAGCGCAGACGCCGCCAGGAACGGCACGGTCCAGACCGCGGGGGTGCCCGCCCCGACGGTGAGCAGCAACGGCACCAGCCACAGCCCCAGGGCCGGCAGGATGGCCTTCACGGGTGCGTGCAGCCGGAAGACCATCCCGTCGACCGCATGGGTCAGGGCCCAGATCCCCGTCACGGTGAGCAGCAGCAGGCTCGGCTCGGCGAAGGTCGGTGGAGGCCGGCTGGCGATGAGCTCGAACCCGTGCAGCCACAGCGCTCGGAAGCCGTCGAACGTCCCCGGCGTCGGCAGCACCCCGAGGAGCGTGGTGTCACGCAGGAACACCGTGCTCACGAACACCGCCCATCCGAGCGCGCTGATCCCGAGCGCGAGCACGGGGCCGGTGCCGGTCCTCCGGCAGGCAAAGGACAGCCCGACGACGATCACCACGGCGCCGAGCACCGGCCGCAGGAAGCCCCATCCGATGAACACGCGGCCGAGCGGCAGGCTCGCCGTCGCGAGCATCAGGACCAGCGGCACCAGCAGTGCCTCGCGGCTGCGGTCCGGCCCGGGGGGGGCCGGAGCCGGTGGGGCGGCGGGGGGTGGGGCCGGGGCCCCGCCCGACGGCGGGGTGGGCCGCGCGCGCACGCCGGTGCTCATCGGGGCGCTCCCGTCGTGCGCCGCCGCCGGGGCGCCACCAGCTCGGGCCAGCGGGCCGCGAGGGCGTCACCGGGGCCGAGCACCACGGCCCTCCACCCGGCGGCGGTCAGCAGGCCGGCCAGGCCGGCTCCCCGCGCGCCCGGGTCGTCGGGGGGCACGACGACCACCGCCAGGCGACCGCTGAAGCGACGCCCGCAGGCCAGCAGGGCGCGGACGTCGGGATGCCGCGCCACGGCATCGGCCCCCGGGGGAGGGGCGACGACCGCGCAGAACAGACCGCCGGCCTCTGCGCCGCGCAGGCAGGACAGGGCCGGGCCGACCCCCTCGATGGGCGTGGGCTCCAGCTCGGCGAGACGGTCGAGCAGGGCATCGCGTGGCGCCGCCACGGGGTGGCGGGCGTCCTCCTCGGTGGCCAGCCGGACCTCGTAGCGGTGGTCGGAGAGGTGCCAGAGCAGGCTCGCCGTCACCGAGACGGCCCGCTCGAGCGTCGAGTCGACGCCCGTCCCGTGGTGCGCCGCCCGGCGGGTGTCGCAGAACAGCACCGCCTCCGGCTGCCACTGCAGCTCCTGCTGGCGCACCATCAGCTTGGACCGGTGCGCGGTCGACGGCCAGTGGACCTGGCGCAGGTCGTCGCCGATGACGTACTCGCGCAGCGTGTAGAACTCCTCGCCGGAGCTGAAGAGCCGCCGCGTGTCGCTGGCCTCCGAACCGCGGTGGTTGCCGCGGGTGATGCCCTCCCCGAGCGGCTCGACCAGCGGGTAGACGACCACCTCGACGCTGCCGGGGTAGTGCCGGACCCGTTCGGCGAGGCCGAAGGGGTCGCGCAGGCGCAGGCGCAACGGGCCCACCGCGTACCGGCCGCGTCGGCGCCCGTGCACCGCATAGCGAAAGGACGCCTGGCGGCCGGGTCCGAGCCCCGAGACGACGAAGCGGGGATCGCCGCCTGCGCCCTCGCCTCGGAGCGCCGGGTGGCACTCGTCCTCCACCAGCAGCACCGAGGCGGGCAGCCGGGAGTCGTTGCGCAGGTGCATCACCACCTCGGTCGACGCACCCGTGCGGAGCCGAGCCTGGCCGAGCGACCGGTGGGCGGACACGGTGGCGGTGGACAGGCGCACCGCCACCGCGGCGACCGCCACGAAGGCGGCCGCCGTCGCCGCCACGACGTACAGCTCCTGGAGTCCCAGGAGCCGGCCGAGCACCCACGCGAGGACGCTGGCCACCAGCAGGGACACACCGCGAGCGGTCATGGCGCTAGCGGGCCGCGGGGATCGGCACCATGGACAGCAGCTCGTCGAGGACGGCGTGCGTGCCCTGGTCGCCCAGCTGGGCCTCGGGCGCCAGGATCAGGCGGTGGGCGACGACGGGATGGACGAGCGTCTTGACGTCGTCGGGCACGACGTAGTCACGCCCGAGGGTGACGGCCATCGCCCGGCTGGCCCGCAGCAGCGCCAAGGAGGCACGGGGTGACCCGCCGAGCTCGATGGCGGGATGCTCACGGGTGGCGCGCACGAGGTCGACGATGTAGCGCTTCACGGGGTCGGCGACGTGGATCGCCCGGACGGCCTGGACCATCTCGGCGACCTCCTGCGCGTCCACGACCGCCTTCAGCTGGCCCAGACGGTCGCCGCCGCCGTGCACGTCGAGCACCTCGAGCTCGGCCGTGGCGGAGGGGTACCCGATGGACAGCCGCATGAGGAAGCGGTCGCGTTGCGCCTCGGGCAGGGGGTAGGTGCCCTCCAGCTCGATGGGGTTCTGGGTGGCGATGACCATGAAGGGCACCGCGAGCTCGTAGGTCGTCCCGTCCACGGTGACCTGGCGCTCCTCCATCGCCTCGAGCAACGCCGACTGCGTCTTTGGGCCCGCCCGATTGATCTCGTCACCGAGCACCACGTTGGCGAACACCGCGCCCGGCTTGAACTCGAAGTCGCCCCGCTCCTGGTTGAACACGGTGACGCCGGTGATGTCGCTGGGCAGTAGGTCCGGGGTGAACTGGATGCGCCGCACGCTGCAGGCCATCGACTGTGCGACCGCCTTGGCCAGCAGCGTCTTGCCGACCCCGGGGACGTCCTCCAGGAGCAGGTGACCCTCGGCCAGCAGGGCCACGAGCGCCAGCCGGATGACCTCCGGCTTGCCCTCGACGACGACGCCGATGTTCTGCTCGATGCGCTCGCAGGCGCCGGCCAGCTCCGGCATGCCGACCCCAGCCCCTCGTCTCGTCGCCACGCAATGGTCCAGTCGTGTGTGTGCAGGCCCCGCACCGGCCGAGCACGGGAAAACCACTGTAGCCTCCCCGTACGCGCCCACGAGGCGGGCCCGCGTGGTCACGTACCGTCGAGACGAGGAGAGCACACTCATGGGGGAGCGCGCGCTGCGCCGTGTCGCCGTCCTGGCGATGGTGGCGGTGGTGGCTGCGGCCTGCACCGGCGATGGCGACGAGGGGCTCGTGGACGAGGACACCGAGCCGCCGGTGGTCGAGGACGAGCCCGAGGACGAACCGGCCGAGCGCGACAGCGGCGAGATCATCGTCGGCACGACCGACGCGGTCACCTCGCTGGACCCGGCCGCGGTCCACGACTACTACTCGGCCACCGTGCTCGCCAACCTCGGCGACACATTGGTCGGGTTCGAGCCCGGCGCGACGGAGGCGACGCCCCGTCTCGCCGAGGCCGTGGACGTCTCCGAGGACGGGCTCACCTACACCGTCGTGCTGCGCGAGGGCGTGACCTTCCACGACGGCTCCGAGCTGGACAGCGCGGACGTCCAGTTCTCGCTCGAGCGCGTGCTCGCGATAGGTCACCCGGACGGCGCGGCGTTCCTCCTCGCCGACGTCGCCGAGATCGCGATCCCCGACGAGCGGACGGTCACCATCACGCTCGTCGCCCCGTCCGCGACCTTCCTGGATCGGCTGGCCTACCCCGTGGCGACGATCGTCCCGTCCGACGGTGACTACACGGCGCCGGCCACGGAGGCCGACACCGACGCCGACGTCGAGGCGGAGGGCTTCGTGCACGAGGAGCTCGTCGCGACGGGCCCCTACCGGCTGGTCGACGTCGAGGAGGACGAGGAGATCACCCTCGAGGCGTTCGACGACTACTGGGGCGAGGCGCCCCGCAACGAGCGCGTGGTGCTGCGCTTCTTCCCGTCCTCGGGCGACCTGGCCCAGGCGCTGCTCGAGGATGAGATCGATGTGGCCTTCCGGCAGCTGGCACCCGACCATCGCGCCGAGCTCGCCGAGGCCGGCGGCATCCAGGCCGTGGAGGGCGTGGGGTCGTTCATCC carries:
- a CDS encoding ABC transporter substrate-binding protein is translated as MGERALRRVAVLAMVAVVAAACTGDGDEGLVDEDTEPPVVEDEPEDEPAERDSGEIIVGTTDAVTSLDPAAVHDYYSATVLANLGDTLVGFEPGATEATPRLAEAVDVSEDGLTYTVVLREGVTFHDGSELDSADVQFSLERVLAIGHPDGAAFLLADVAEIAIPDERTVTITLVAPSATFLDRLAYPVATIVPSDGDYTAPATEADTDADVEAEGFVHEELVATGPYRLVDVEEDEEITLEAFDDYWGEAPRNERVVLRFFPSSGDLAQALLEDEIDVAFRQLAPDHRAELAEAGGIQAVEGVGSFIRYLVFNPLLAPVDDANVRRAVAAAIDRERLVDDVFAGRAEPLDSMVPSGFPASADFFSQYQEQDPATFLEGVETPVAVELHYAGEQYGPTEPALAEAIQETLEDTGLFEVTVTSTEWEEFVGEAWPAQAGQYQMFLLGWYPDYFDPDGYLAPFYGSDGFLGVFANGEVDELLAQQHQASAEERVPMLHRVQQIGAHEVPIVPLLTETPTPFARDDITGLEETVDLVGTLRFSLLER